A stretch of the Mesorhizobium huakuii genome encodes the following:
- a CDS encoding transcriptional regulator, translated as MRNTSMAKAVIDALQSELRREQLPLAKRLAIIADDLRAKAGAGGRTVDKDEISEMWGQP; from the coding sequence ATGCGCAATACTTCGATGGCCAAGGCGGTCATCGACGCGCTTCAATCCGAACTGCGGCGGGAGCAACTCCCGCTCGCCAAAAGGCTCGCTATCATAGCTGACGATCTTAGGGCCAAGGCAGGGGCGGGTGGCCGAACCGTGGACAAGGACGAGATCAGCGAAATGTGGGGACAGCCCTGA
- the proC gene encoding pyrroline-5-carboxylate reductase produces MTIRLVLAGCGNMGYAMLSGWLKSGKLAPSAVFVVEPNADLRQRAATLGCATAADASEIPADAVPDLVVIAVKPQVIRDVTAAYKRFGDGRTTFVSIAAGTPVATFEDILGNRAPIARCMPNTPAAIGKGMMVVFSNPLVSDDTKRFVADLLSASGEVATIDDEGLMDAVTAVSGSGPAYIFHFIEALTVAAEKAGLPAATAKLLAMQTVYGAASLAAESREDPGVLRQQVTSPNGTTAAALGVLMGEDRLTNLLTQAVEAARLRSIELGK; encoded by the coding sequence ATGACGATCAGGCTTGTTCTCGCCGGCTGCGGCAATATGGGTTACGCCATGCTCTCGGGCTGGCTGAAATCAGGCAAGCTTGCGCCATCGGCGGTTTTCGTGGTCGAGCCCAATGCCGATCTGCGCCAGCGCGCTGCAACGCTTGGCTGCGCCACAGCCGCGGATGCCAGTGAGATTCCCGCCGATGCGGTGCCCGACCTCGTCGTCATCGCGGTGAAACCGCAGGTGATCCGCGACGTCACTGCCGCCTACAAGCGCTTTGGCGACGGCCGCACCACCTTCGTCAGCATCGCTGCCGGCACGCCGGTCGCCACTTTCGAAGACATCCTCGGCAACCGCGCGCCGATCGCGCGCTGCATGCCCAACACGCCCGCTGCCATCGGCAAGGGCATGATGGTGGTGTTTTCCAACCCGCTCGTCTCGGATGATACCAAGCGCTTTGTCGCCGACCTGCTGTCGGCCAGCGGTGAAGTGGCCACCATCGACGACGAAGGCCTGATGGATGCAGTCACCGCCGTGTCGGGATCGGGGCCGGCCTATATTTTCCATTTCATCGAAGCGCTGACCGTCGCCGCCGAAAAAGCGGGCCTGCCAGCGGCAACCGCCAAACTGCTCGCCATGCAGACCGTTTACGGCGCTGCCTCGCTCGCCGCCGAAAGCCGGGAGGACCCGGGCGTGCTGCGTCAGCAGGTGACCAGCCCGAACGGCACGACGGCAGCAGCCCTTGGCGTGCTGATGGGCGAGGACCGGCTGACCAATCTGCTGACGCAGGCAGTCGAGGCGGCGCGATTGCGGTCGATCGAGTTGGGGAAATAA
- a CDS encoding DUF6492 family protein: MNRRFVPGAFAVSGLLPKTPTAAVVTASYAPDFERCRLLCETLDRHVSGAAHHYILVEHRDVALFRQLETDRRTVVDERDLLPRWLRAFDDPLSLFRRRVWLSLKTQPLRGWHVQQLRRIAIAAHAREDVLVFCDSDVAFLKPFDCTAFWRDGKARLFRRDGVLADDGHDEHRIWSHNAGSALGIDPSPTSVHDYISTLIAWRRDTVLAMCGQIEKVHGRDWVEVVGQARKFSECMIYGRYVDDVQDGAGHFHGSEEFCRVHWTGEALSDDEFRRFVAGMAPEQVAIGMQSFIGTDIGRIRRLIGLD; encoded by the coding sequence TTGAACAGGCGGTTCGTTCCAGGCGCTTTTGCCGTCTCCGGCCTGTTGCCGAAGACGCCGACAGCAGCGGTGGTGACGGCAAGCTACGCGCCGGACTTCGAGCGCTGCCGCCTGTTGTGCGAGACCCTCGATCGGCATGTGTCCGGTGCCGCGCACCATTACATCCTGGTCGAACATCGCGACGTCGCGCTTTTCCGTCAGCTGGAGACAGACCGGCGCACGGTTGTCGACGAGCGTGACCTGCTGCCGCGCTGGCTGCGCGCTTTCGACGATCCGCTCAGCCTGTTTCGCCGGCGTGTCTGGCTCAGCCTGAAGACGCAGCCGTTGCGCGGTTGGCACGTGCAGCAATTGCGCCGCATTGCCATCGCGGCGCATGCCAGGGAAGACGTTCTGGTCTTCTGCGATTCCGACGTTGCTTTCCTCAAGCCGTTCGACTGCACCGCCTTCTGGCGCGATGGCAAGGCGCGGCTGTTCCGCCGCGACGGCGTGCTGGCGGATGACGGTCACGACGAGCATCGCATCTGGTCGCACAATGCGGGTTCAGCGCTCGGCATCGACCCGTCGCCGACGTCGGTCCACGATTACATATCGACGCTGATCGCCTGGCGCCGCGACACTGTGCTTGCCATGTGCGGCCAGATCGAGAAGGTGCATGGCCGCGACTGGGTCGAGGTGGTCGGCCAGGCGCGCAAATTCTCCGAATGCATGATCTATGGCCGCTATGTCGACGATGTGCAGGACGGCGCCGGCCATTTCCACGGTTCGGAGGAATTCTGCCGCGTCCACTGGACCGGCGAAGCACTTTCGGATGACGAGTTTCGCCGCTTCGTTGCCGGCATGGCGCCGGAGCAGGTGGCGATCGGCATGCAATCCTTCATCGGCACCGATATCGGCCGCATCCGCCGCCTGATCGGGCTGGATTAG
- a CDS encoding multicopper oxidase family protein encodes MTGWTRRGLLKTAAIAGAGGVGLSAIGRLGSWAAASPEPVVLQTAKIQAKLMDVGPTNNVLTYGNAGMPPVLRMKKGEPFAARLINAIDDPTTIHWHGIRVPNKMDGVPFLVQSYVYAGDHFDYTFTPPDAGTFWYHPHCNTLEQMGHGLTGVIVVENPNDPKFDAEFVVNLRDCRLGDDGQFIDQFRPRDAARTGTYGTVRTANWLDQPQYDAPAGGLVRLRVAITDVTRIYAFRVDGAEAMVMALDGNPVPERFSPDALLLGPGQRMELAIRMPDQEGAVVSLRDVRGTKPKILATLRATGSSLKRDIRDIASLEVNPVAEVDLAGAQHIPLALSATAENVPSDGICGSLGYSFWAINKVPWPGDTSDPTAPLAELKLGKSYVIDMENLTPQSHPMHLHGMSFKVLSSSTRQVEPLISDTYLIQPNEKVSLGFVADNPGDWLLHCHIIEHQKSGMTSYVRVV; translated from the coding sequence ATGACCGGATGGACACGCCGCGGGCTCTTGAAAACGGCCGCCATCGCTGGCGCCGGCGGGGTCGGGCTCTCGGCCATCGGCAGGCTTGGCAGTTGGGCCGCCGCCAGTCCGGAACCGGTGGTGCTGCAGACGGCGAAAATCCAGGCGAAGCTGATGGATGTCGGCCCGACCAACAATGTGCTGACCTATGGCAACGCCGGGATGCCGCCGGTGCTGAGGATGAAGAAGGGCGAGCCCTTCGCTGCCCGCCTCATCAACGCCATCGACGATCCGACAACCATCCACTGGCATGGCATTCGCGTGCCGAACAAGATGGATGGCGTGCCGTTCCTGGTGCAATCCTATGTCTACGCCGGCGATCATTTCGACTACACCTTCACGCCGCCCGACGCCGGCACCTTCTGGTATCACCCGCATTGCAACACGCTGGAGCAGATGGGCCACGGCCTGACCGGCGTGATCGTGGTCGAGAATCCGAATGATCCGAAGTTCGACGCCGAATTTGTCGTCAATCTGCGCGACTGTCGTCTTGGCGACGACGGCCAGTTCATCGACCAGTTCCGGCCGCGCGACGCCGCGAGAACCGGCACCTACGGCACGGTGCGCACCGCCAACTGGCTTGACCAGCCGCAATATGACGCCCCGGCCGGAGGGCTGGTGCGGCTGCGCGTCGCCATCACCGACGTTACCCGCATCTATGCCTTTCGCGTCGACGGCGCCGAGGCGATGGTCATGGCGCTGGATGGCAATCCGGTGCCTGAGCGTTTTTCGCCCGATGCCTTGCTGCTCGGGCCGGGACAGCGCATGGAACTCGCCATCCGCATGCCCGACCAGGAAGGCGCGGTGGTGAGCCTGCGGGACGTCAGGGGGACCAAGCCCAAAATCCTGGCGACCCTGCGCGCGACGGGCAGCTCGCTCAAGCGGGACATCCGCGATATTGCATCGCTGGAGGTCAATCCGGTGGCGGAGGTCGATCTCGCCGGCGCCCAGCATATTCCGCTGGCGCTCAGCGCCACGGCGGAAAACGTCCCGAGCGATGGCATCTGCGGTTCGCTTGGCTACAGTTTCTGGGCCATCAACAAGGTGCCGTGGCCTGGCGATACATCCGATCCGACCGCGCCGCTGGCCGAACTGAAGCTCGGCAAGAGCTATGTTATCGACATGGAGAACCTGACGCCGCAATCACACCCGATGCATCTGCACGGCATGAGCTTCAAGGTGCTGTCGTCCTCGACGCGGCAGGTTGAGCCGTTGATTTCCGACACCTATCTCATCCAGCCGAATGAGAAGGTGAGCCTCGGCTTCGTCGCCGACAATCCAGGCGACTGGCTGCTGCATTGCCACATTATCGAGCACCAGAAATCGGGCATGACGAGCTACGTCAGAGTGGTCTGA
- a CDS encoding lipopolysaccharide biosynthesis protein, whose amino-acid sequence MTEARGIPQRRPLARIGTFVAERRGLVRDYFSAISGAGGRLVFSLAYFIALANTLSISEFGMFATASAAGVMLSRILAFGFISALYRTATIRPNLIGTFTAGFLLLGIVSLPLLAAASFGVYLIFFAGTVPLTVFSAIVFAEALLWRPVEVALIVNNGLGKFGRAAILAIVATAFRALGAVLFMVSAQHSIWAWSWFYIGANAASLLLAFGWFYPRQRLRLRIELYLRRLADSLYVAGAEILFYLQSEFDKLLVLAIGGPHLAGIYAIIMRLVDLTAIPIRTFSMMLVQRMMRAPDLLSRLTVKSGIEGGVFLVSTLALLALGIVLHFFPNALGRNVSEAAPLVALAICVPGLRNLVEYQAELLFARGQTAVRALNLGLLAALKALLLTYVLTTISDTSRLVLSLNIVFLLLYLASMLLTYSALRRPAKAI is encoded by the coding sequence ATGACCGAAGCTCGCGGCATACCGCAAAGGCGGCCCCTCGCCCGGATCGGCACTTTCGTGGCCGAGCGACGGGGGTTGGTGCGCGACTATTTTTCCGCGATCAGCGGCGCCGGCGGGCGATTGGTGTTTTCGCTGGCCTATTTCATCGCGCTCGCCAACACGCTGTCCATCTCCGAATTCGGCATGTTCGCCACCGCTTCGGCGGCCGGCGTGATGCTGTCGCGGATCCTGGCCTTCGGTTTCATCTCGGCGCTCTACCGCACCGCCACCATCCGCCCCAATCTGATCGGCACCTTCACCGCCGGCTTCCTGCTGCTCGGCATCGTCTCGCTGCCGCTCTTGGCCGCGGCCTCGTTCGGCGTCTACCTGATCTTCTTTGCCGGCACCGTGCCGCTGACGGTGTTTTCGGCGATTGTCTTCGCCGAAGCGCTGCTGTGGCGGCCAGTCGAGGTGGCGCTGATCGTCAACAACGGGCTGGGCAAATTCGGCCGCGCCGCCATACTGGCGATCGTAGCAACGGCATTCCGGGCGCTTGGCGCGGTGCTGTTCATGGTCTCGGCGCAACACAGCATCTGGGCGTGGTCGTGGTTCTATATCGGCGCCAACGCCGCCTCATTGCTTTTGGCTTTCGGCTGGTTCTATCCGCGCCAAAGACTGCGGCTGCGCATCGAACTTTATCTCAGGCGGCTGGCCGATTCCCTCTACGTCGCCGGCGCCGAAATCCTGTTCTACCTGCAATCGGAATTCGACAAGCTGCTGGTGCTGGCGATCGGCGGTCCGCATCTGGCCGGTATCTATGCCATCATCATGCGGCTGGTCGACCTGACGGCGATCCCGATCCGCACCTTCTCGATGATGCTGGTGCAACGCATGATGCGCGCGCCGGACCTGTTGTCGCGGCTGACGGTCAAGAGCGGCATCGAGGGCGGCGTCTTCCTCGTTTCAACGCTGGCGCTGCTGGCGCTCGGCATCGTGCTGCATTTCTTCCCCAACGCGCTTGGCAGGAATGTCTCCGAAGCCGCACCGCTGGTGGCGCTGGCGATCTGCGTTCCGGGATTGCGCAATCTGGTCGAATACCAGGCCGAGCTTCTTTTCGCGCGCGGGCAGACGGCGGTGCGGGCGCTCAATCTCGGCCTGCTCGCCGCATTAAAGGCGCTGCTGTTGACCTATGTGCTGACCACCATCTCCGACACGTCGAGACTGGTGCTGTCGCTCAACATCGTCTTCCTGCTGCTTTATCTTGCCTCGATGCTGCTTACCTATTCGGCGCTGCGCAGGCCGGCCAAGGCGATCTAA
- a CDS encoding glycosyltransferase family 2 protein, with the protein MIPLPSDGSVSIAGRSPRLDVEAVEVVVTLPTFKRPEQVLETLASLRAQLTGRRFAVIIMENEAEAREGAKAVLPLFERGEMPGMVIIAHERGNCSAYNAGWQTAILHFPNFRHLLVIDDDEIADPHWLERMCAAAERLGADIVGGPQVPVFADPAHAKWAEHPVFAPPYRATGRVPALYSSGNLLVGRNVLVAMGPPFLDLKFNFMGGGDSDFLSRSAQRGFVLGWCAEGQVRETVPARRVEADWIRARSLRNGVISTLVEKKKRAGTPLAGARVFAKSLALLAAAPFRGLIRLAWTGSPAIAIYPVHVALGRVLAEFGYANEQYRQPEKN; encoded by the coding sequence ATGATCCCTTTGCCATCGGATGGTTCGGTATCGATCGCTGGACGGTCTCCCCGGCTTGACGTGGAGGCAGTCGAAGTGGTCGTCACCTTGCCGACCTTCAAGCGGCCCGAACAGGTGCTGGAAACGCTGGCGTCACTGCGCGCGCAGCTGACCGGCAGGCGCTTTGCCGTCATCATCATGGAGAACGAAGCCGAGGCGCGGGAAGGCGCCAAGGCGGTGCTGCCGCTGTTCGAGCGCGGCGAGATGCCGGGCATGGTCATCATCGCGCATGAGCGCGGCAATTGCAGCGCCTACAATGCCGGCTGGCAGACGGCGATCCTGCACTTCCCGAACTTCAGGCATCTGCTGGTCATCGACGATGACGAGATCGCCGATCCGCACTGGCTGGAACGTATGTGCGCGGCTGCCGAAAGGCTCGGCGCCGATATTGTCGGCGGCCCGCAGGTGCCCGTCTTCGCCGATCCCGCCCATGCGAAATGGGCCGAACATCCTGTCTTCGCACCGCCCTACCGGGCGACGGGACGCGTGCCGGCGCTCTATTCGTCCGGCAATCTTCTGGTCGGGCGCAACGTGCTGGTCGCCATGGGGCCGCCCTTCCTCGATCTCAAATTCAATTTCATGGGCGGCGGCGACTCGGACTTTCTCAGCCGGTCGGCGCAAAGAGGCTTTGTGCTCGGCTGGTGTGCCGAAGGACAAGTGCGCGAAACCGTTCCGGCACGGCGTGTCGAGGCCGACTGGATCCGAGCCCGCAGCCTGCGCAACGGCGTGATCTCGACACTGGTCGAAAAGAAGAAACGTGCGGGCACGCCGCTGGCCGGCGCCAGAGTGTTCGCGAAGAGCCTGGCGCTGCTTGCCGCCGCGCCGTTTCGCGGCTTGATCCGGCTGGCGTGGACCGGATCTCCGGCGATCGCCATCTACCCCGTCCACGTGGCGCTGGGCCGCGTGCTGGCCGAATTCGGATATGCCAATGAGCAGTATCGCCAGCCCGAGAAGAACTGA
- a CDS encoding WecB/TagA/CpsF family glycosyltransferase — protein sequence MNMHTVRAAFGLDNLKTILGISVLAIRWDDAIALLNRLIAERRFTKVSFLNAHNANIACSDPVFAEALDDFLILPDGIGVDLAAQLLYGAPFPDNLNGTDFVPAFLQASTRPLTVGLLGATRVNAEAASVKLAALAVQHNFVVIHDGYFSTAQEPEIIGRIAALRPDMLLVAMGVPRQELWIARHIDERHCTMPVAVGALLDFLSGSVPRAPLWMRRLRLEWLFRLAVEPDRLWRRYVVGNPVFLWRVVKQRWSRGAETAGELR from the coding sequence ATGAATATGCACACCGTTCGCGCTGCCTTCGGGCTCGACAACCTGAAGACGATCCTCGGCATTTCGGTGCTCGCTATTCGCTGGGACGATGCGATCGCCCTGTTGAACCGACTGATTGCCGAGCGGCGCTTCACCAAGGTCAGTTTCCTCAACGCCCACAATGCCAACATCGCCTGTTCCGACCCGGTCTTCGCCGAGGCGCTCGACGATTTCCTTATCCTGCCGGACGGCATCGGCGTCGATCTCGCCGCGCAGCTTCTCTACGGCGCGCCGTTTCCGGACAATCTCAACGGCACCGATTTCGTGCCGGCCTTCCTGCAGGCCTCTACACGGCCGCTGACCGTGGGGTTGCTCGGCGCGACGCGCGTTAACGCCGAGGCGGCGTCGGTCAAGCTGGCGGCCCTTGCCGTGCAGCACAATTTCGTGGTCATTCATGACGGCTATTTCTCCACCGCGCAGGAGCCGGAGATCATCGGCCGGATCGCGGCGCTGCGGCCCGATATGCTGCTGGTCGCCATGGGCGTGCCGCGCCAGGAACTGTGGATCGCGCGCCACATCGATGAGCGCCACTGCACGATGCCGGTCGCGGTCGGCGCGCTGCTCGATTTCCTGAGCGGCTCGGTGCCGCGCGCACCGCTGTGGATGCGCCGCCTGCGCCTGGAATGGCTGTTCCGCCTGGCGGTCGAGCCGGACCGGCTCTGGCGCCGCTACGTGGTCGGCAATCCCGTGTTCCTGTGGCGGGTCGTCAAACAAAGATGGTCGCGTGGAGCCGAAACGGCCGGAGAGCTCCGTTGA
- a CDS encoding glycosyltransferase family 4 protein: MHLLFATSIVPDGALASGYEIANAAIIAALRRAGARVTVIGFTWPGKAAADPENTVVLGAIDVRTESASALQKLAWVGKAMFSGFTFASVKLRTVSNRDVQVALEQAGPFDGYVLNSVQFAGAFEKLFEDRPSIFVAHNVEHLSARENAAAAGGLFQRLLFRREARLLEIVEERLCRCARFVFTLAEEDRGALGVASHDRSAVLPLVTGAKAPTRNGPRRIDCDAALIGTWTWQPNRIGLDWFLGKVVPHLRPDFRIRIAGHMPSGVTSTHPGVEFVGRVPDARAFVCGAAVIPLISTAGSGVQLKTIETFELGLPSVATSRSLRGIDHRPANCVVTDDPAGFAKALEAAAANVRDVDGSAFHRQQVKALDAAIRLGLEKLGAVRQEVFA, from the coding sequence ATGCATCTGCTGTTCGCCACATCGATCGTGCCCGACGGCGCTCTCGCCTCGGGCTACGAGATCGCCAATGCTGCGATTATCGCCGCCTTGCGGCGCGCCGGCGCGCGCGTCACGGTGATCGGCTTCACCTGGCCCGGGAAAGCCGCGGCCGACCCCGAAAACACCGTGGTGCTGGGTGCCATCGACGTCCGCACCGAAAGTGCCTCTGCGCTGCAAAAGCTCGCCTGGGTCGGCAAGGCGATGTTTTCGGGCTTCACCTTTGCATCGGTCAAGCTGCGTACGGTGTCCAACCGCGATGTGCAGGTCGCTCTCGAACAGGCCGGTCCGTTCGATGGCTATGTGCTGAATTCCGTACAATTCGCCGGCGCCTTCGAAAAGCTGTTCGAAGACCGGCCTTCGATCTTCGTCGCCCACAATGTCGAGCATCTCTCCGCGCGGGAAAACGCCGCTGCCGCCGGCGGTCTCTTCCAGCGCCTGCTGTTCCGCCGCGAGGCAAGGCTGCTTGAGATCGTGGAAGAGCGTCTCTGCCGCTGCGCGCGGTTTGTCTTCACGCTGGCCGAGGAAGACCGCGGGGCGCTCGGCGTCGCCTCCCACGACCGCTCGGCGGTGCTGCCGCTCGTGACCGGCGCCAAAGCGCCAACCCGGAACGGCCCGCGCCGGATCGACTGCGACGCCGCTTTGATCGGCACCTGGACCTGGCAGCCGAACCGCATCGGCCTTGACTGGTTCCTGGGCAAGGTGGTGCCGCATCTGCGGCCGGATTTCCGCATCCGCATCGCAGGCCACATGCCTTCCGGCGTCACCTCGACGCATCCGGGCGTCGAGTTTGTCGGCCGTGTCCCGGATGCCAGGGCTTTCGTGTGCGGCGCGGCCGTCATCCCACTGATCAGCACCGCCGGCAGCGGCGTGCAGCTGAAGACCATCGAGACTTTCGAACTCGGCCTGCCGTCGGTCGCCACCAGCCGCTCGCTGCGCGGTATCGACCATCGCCCCGCCAATTGTGTCGTCACCGACGATCCGGCCGGTTTCGCCAAGGCGCTGGAGGCGGCTGCGGCCAACGTCCGGGACGTCGATGGCAGCGCCTTTCATCGCCAGCAGGTCAAGGCGCTCGATGCCGCCATCCGGCTTGGCTTGGAAAAACTCGGGGCGGTCAGGCAGGAGGTGTTTGCATGA
- a CDS encoding O-antigen ligase family protein, with protein MSSIASPRRTERAPLSDAFTRDGVATAIAALLFTVIMVSFRPFQPAGAELTGDGGDIVNQLGFGSLGAVSIFSLMAFADPRIVRSLLSPSWVLMLGFFFLSVVLATDPPSAMRAASFTMIGILTMATILALPRDAESFSKVIIFTAVVVMGLSYLGLIVFPHEAMHTADSQEPEHAGLWRGVFTHKNIAGPIMACFSFAGLYLYRRGQRWWGAGIFCAAMVFMLHTGSKTTAGLVPFSILIVVLPSLMGMRLGTPILFALAIIATAVGTLGIVFLPPVKHLTAIYFPDMTYTGRTTLWEFAGSMLAKKPWTGYGYESFWGTPLLLNQDQPFDRPWDIRTIVHGHDGYLDIAVLMGIPALCVAVYTFLIAPLRDYMRIPQRRENIFLGDFFMMVVLFTALNAFLESFFFHRGDPVWLFFVLGVLGLRQVSLRPIAVRSPPRLS; from the coding sequence ATGAGCAGTATCGCCAGCCCGAGAAGAACTGAGCGCGCCCCGCTCAGCGACGCGTTCACGCGCGACGGCGTGGCGACCGCGATCGCCGCACTTCTGTTCACCGTCATCATGGTGTCCTTCCGCCCGTTCCAGCCGGCCGGCGCCGAACTCACCGGCGACGGCGGCGACATCGTCAACCAGCTCGGCTTCGGTTCGCTCGGTGCCGTTTCGATCTTTTCGCTGATGGCCTTTGCCGATCCGCGCATCGTGCGCTCGCTGCTCAGCCCGTCATGGGTGCTGATGCTGGGCTTCTTCTTCCTGTCGGTGGTGCTGGCGACCGACCCGCCCTCGGCGATGCGCGCCGCATCCTTCACGATGATCGGCATCCTGACGATGGCAACGATCCTGGCGCTGCCGCGCGATGCCGAATCCTTTTCGAAAGTCATCATCTTCACCGCGGTCGTGGTCATGGGGCTTTCCTACCTCGGCCTCATCGTCTTTCCGCACGAGGCGATGCACACCGCCGATTCCCAGGAACCGGAACATGCCGGCCTGTGGCGCGGCGTGTTCACCCACAAGAACATCGCCGGCCCGATCATGGCCTGCTTCAGTTTCGCCGGCCTCTATCTCTACCGGCGCGGGCAGCGCTGGTGGGGCGCGGGGATCTTCTGCGCGGCGATGGTCTTCATGCTGCACACCGGTTCCAAGACGACTGCCGGCCTGGTGCCGTTCTCGATCCTGATCGTGGTACTGCCGAGCCTGATGGGCATGCGGCTCGGCACGCCGATCCTGTTTGCGCTGGCGATCATCGCCACGGCGGTCGGCACGCTGGGCATCGTCTTCCTGCCCCCGGTGAAACATCTGACGGCGATCTATTTCCCCGACATGACCTATACCGGCCGCACGACGCTGTGGGAGTTCGCCGGCTCGATGCTGGCGAAGAAGCCATGGACCGGCTACGGCTATGAAAGCTTCTGGGGCACGCCGCTGCTGCTCAACCAGGACCAGCCCTTCGACCGGCCCTGGGATATCAGGACCATCGTGCACGGCCATGACGGCTATCTCGACATCGCCGTGCTGATGGGCATCCCCGCCCTTTGCGTGGCGGTCTACACCTTCCTCATCGCGCCGCTGCGCGACTACATGCGCATTCCGCAGCGCAGGGAAAACATCTTTCTCGGCGACTTCTTCATGATGGTGGTGCTGTTCACCGCGCTCAACGCTTTCCTAGAAAGCTTCTTCTTCCATCGCGGCGACCCGGTCTGGCTGTTCTTCGTGCTCGGCGTGCTTGGCCTGAGGCAAGTGTCGCTGCGGCCGATCGCGGTGCGGAGCCCTCCCCGTCTGTCCTGA
- a CDS encoding NAD(P)H-dependent oxidoreductase encodes MTNVALTGLARDLASRAAEGRPVRIGVIGSGEMGTDLVTQGMLMPGISVCAVSTRRPHTARDAIRIAYGDEAMAVEADTASKVTAVIEAGKIAITSNEMLVTNPLIDVVIDATGKPGVAADFCLSAMEHGKHLVMMNVEADVTIGCYLKQQADRLGVVYSVGAGDEPSSCMELIEFASALGLTIVSAGKGKNNPLNHDAMPDDYREEAIRRNMNPRMLVEFVDGSKTMVEMCAIANATGLVPDVPGMHGPKADRDDLVKVLIPREDGGLLLKKGVVDYTIGKGVAPGVFVIVEATHPRIIERMDDLHIGHGPYYSLFRPYHLTSLEVPLTAARIVLSGKPDMVPLPRPVAEVCAVAKRDLAAGETFDAIGETCYRSWTMTVGEARAQRAVPVGLLEGGKVLKPVRKGELLTADNAMPDQTTRLFALRRLQDEMLYGG; translated from the coding sequence ATGACCAATGTCGCCTTGACCGGCCTTGCCCGTGATCTCGCCAGCCGTGCCGCCGAAGGTCGCCCGGTGCGCATCGGCGTCATCGGTTCGGGCGAAATGGGCACCGACCTGGTCACGCAAGGCATGCTGATGCCGGGCATTTCGGTTTGCGCCGTTTCCACCCGACGTCCGCACACCGCGCGTGACGCTATCCGCATCGCCTATGGCGACGAGGCGATGGCGGTCGAAGCCGACACGGCATCGAAAGTCACCGCGGTCATCGAGGCGGGAAAGATCGCCATCACCTCCAATGAGATGCTGGTCACCAATCCGCTGATCGACGTCGTCATCGACGCCACCGGAAAACCGGGCGTCGCCGCCGATTTCTGCCTGTCGGCGATGGAGCATGGCAAGCATCTGGTGATGATGAATGTCGAGGCCGACGTCACCATCGGCTGTTATCTCAAGCAGCAGGCCGATCGGCTCGGCGTCGTCTATTCGGTCGGCGCCGGCGACGAGCCGTCGAGCTGCATGGAACTGATCGAGTTCGCGTCCGCGCTCGGCCTGACCATCGTCTCGGCCGGGAAGGGCAAGAACAATCCGCTCAACCACGACGCCATGCCGGACGACTATCGCGAGGAAGCGATCCGCCGCAACATGAACCCGCGCATGCTGGTCGAGTTTGTCGACGGCTCGAAAACCATGGTTGAGATGTGCGCCATCGCCAACGCCACCGGCCTGGTGCCCGACGTGCCCGGCATGCATGGCCCGAAAGCCGACCGCGACGACCTCGTCAAGGTGCTGATCCCACGCGAGGATGGCGGGCTGCTGCTGAAAAAGGGCGTTGTCGACTACACCATCGGCAAAGGCGTGGCGCCCGGTGTCTTCGTCATCGTCGAGGCGACGCATCCGCGCATCATCGAGCGCATGGACGATCTGCATATCGGCCACGGCCCCTATTACAGCCTGTTCCGGCCCTATCATTTGACCTCGCTGGAAGTACCGCTGACCGCCGCCCGCATCGTGCTGTCCGGCAAGCCCGACATGGTGCCGCTGCCACGGCCGGTCGCCGAGGTCTGCGCGGTCGCCAAGCGCGATCTGGCAGCCGGTGAGACCTTCGATGCGATCGGCGAGACCTGCTATCGCTCCTGGACCATGACCGTCGGCGAAGCCCGTGCCCAGCGCGCCGTGCCGGTCGGCCTGCTCGAGGGCGGCAAGGTGCTGAAACCGGTCAGGAAAGGCGAATTGCTCACCGCCGACAATGCCATGCCTGACCAGACGACAAGGCTGTTCGCCTTGCGCCGACTGCAGGATGAGATGCTGTACGGGGGCTAA